The genomic stretch TCCTAACGAACACACATTAACATGGCTATAAAAAGGCTTTTGACGGTTGATCTGGAAATTGGATGAGATTAAACGTGTTAAAGCTTTTATGGTCATTATGAATGCTGGACATACTTATGGATGTTGATGGGAGTCCATTCAACGTTGGTCTGGGCTATACAGCACGTGATCCAGCCAATGAACGGCTTCGAATTCAAACAGCCAAAATTTGCATGGCTGGGTTGAGTGGGTTTAAAATCTAAAATCAGCGCAGCAAGTGAGAATAATCAGAGAAATGGGTTTGACTGGAATCTTCTTTCCATTTGTACAATGATGTAGATTGGACAGAACTGGTTTTACCCCAATACATACTGTAGTTCAGTCAGTCTGCGTACTGGACTAACCACTGACGTTAATACAAAATCTGATTATTTTAACAATCAACAATATTAATATACATTTGGCACATTCAGCCCATTTAACAGATGGGATGACGATGTAATAGTTCCCAtgtggctcaattggtagagcatggcgcttgcaacggcagggttgtgggttcgattcccacgggggaccagtatgaagaagtatattaaatgtatgcactcgctactgcaagttgctctggataagagtgtctgctatgACTAAAATGAACATATGTAGTAATGCTGTATGTGTCTTTCAGCACAGTAGTAATGCATCTCTTGGAAGGAGGAATGCAGAACAAAGTCATGTCTTGATCGTAATggtcactgataacacacacactctcaccagcGCAAAGGAATGTAAAATAGCAGGCCCAACTATTTGCACTCCTGTGTATGATAAAACGTATATAGCCTAAGTGGGTCGGGTGTATATGATGCTATGAACAGGCTGTGTGTCCGCGTGCACATGCAGTCGTGTAAACCAAGGGAGGAGCACAGAGCAAAACGAATGCATTAACCACAGTTAAAAAGGAGAACTGGAACCAAGTGGCCGTTGGTATCATCAGTACTCACAATTTACAGCCAAGTTGGCCAGAGTTGGGGAGCAGAAGTTCAAATAAGCCCCTCCTGtctctttaaaggcccagtgcagtcaaaattctgtttttcctgtgtttcaTATCATATTGTATAACatctgatgaaactaacactgtaaaagtgtgaacaaATTTGATCCgtttatttcctgatagttggtGGTTGAAAATATAATCTACACAGAACATTAtaaatcagcaggtttgcatgggcgggagtttcagcttccatggtgacatcaccatgcggcagattggttaatagaccaataaaagacagttccaaacctctctgccaataacagcttgtTTTCCCCTCCTCAGACCACACCCAGACAATattagctaaattcttgcttgagaaatagttttttgctaaaaagctatttttgcccattttaaaTTGAGAtaaacagctgcattgggcctttaagagTCAAATAAAGGTAATCAACCCTACATCTCCTCAGCAGCAGGAGGCGCCAGAGCGCGGCTTCCTGTGCAGGTCCACTGTGTCTGTGGGGATGAGGTGCTCCCCCCTTTCCTCCTGCGCCAGCACCCTCCTCACCGCCTCCTCGAACGCCGCCGCCACGTTGGTCGAGTCCTTAGCGCTCGTCTCAAAGTACGGGTGGCCGCCGTTCTCGCGGCACCACTGGCGGGCGTCCTCGCCCGAAACCTGCCTCTCCGGCACATCCAACTTATTACCCAGGATCACAAACGGGAACTTCTCGGGTTCCTTGACATCAGCGTAGTAGGCAAACTCCTTCTTCCAGTTGTTGAGATTGTGGAAGCTCTGGTTGTCATCCACGCTGAAGGTTAGCAGACAACAGTCAGAGCCGCGGTAGAAAGGTGTCCGGAGCGAGCGGAAGCGCTCCTGGCCCGCCGTGTCCCAGATTTGAAGCGTCACGGTGCGCCCGTCCACCTCCAGCTCCTTGTTGAGGAACTCCACGCCAATTGTGTGGAAGAGGTGCGTGTCAAACTTGTTGGTGACGTAGCGGTTCATGAGGGAGGACTTGCCCACGCCGCCGTCCCCCAGGAGGATCACTTTGAGCAGGGACGACTTGGCTGTCATGGCTGGGcccggggctggggctggggctggggctggggctggggctggggctggggctggggctggggctgggcccggggctggggctggggctggggctggggctggggctggggctggggctggagctggggctggagtGTTGGTGGGGTAGCTGGCTGGGGGGAGATCTGGGAAGCGCTGCTGCTACCTGACAAATAGATGACATAGTCAGTCAGTAAACAGATAGTCATTCAGTTTAATCAatcaactgactgactgactgattgattgctcTCTTAACAGGCAGAGAAAAGAAAAGAACAAGATTAAGAAACACAGATTAACAATATTAACGCAGTACCTCATCTGTAGTCAGCTAAAGTCAAATCAGTCACAATGTTATACTGTCTAGTAGTTGATATCTTATCCAATGAAGACGTAACATTTTCCTGCCGACATTAACTGTTGTAATATTCTCAGCATGCATGTGTCACATGGACAATGATCAGATGACCATCTCTTAGAGAATCACATGAGCAAACCAGCGGCCGCAGGCCACACACTACAAGAAAGTTTTGTATGTGTCATGCGCGGCTTCAGAGCAGACATGATGCATTAAAAACGTGGGGTGAGTGAGTTTGGCctgctgtacagtacagtagacaactATAGGCCTAAAACTTAGTTTAGTCTGCTACAATACAGTAGTACAGTAAAGAAGAGACAGTTACAGTAATGCAATCTTAATTGTTGCAACACTTGCCATTTCTTACAGTTATGTATCAAGGCAAACCATAGCCTAATTCAGCACCGTTTGAAAAAACAGAAGATATGACGTTAGTTCATCATCGTCATGGTATTAGCCTATGTCAACATATCGAAAGGATTCCATGACGTGCATTTAATGAGGCCTTTAAGTTCCTGTAATTAGAATGAATGTGGTTAATTTCGACCCTATTAGTCAAACGGATGTCTGGTATGGGTATTAAAATTCCAGGTTGTTGCAGGCCTTGGTTATTAATCcagtaacacactaacacactgaagGGTTCAATGTTTCTGCTATTAAGCAATGACTAGCATTGCAGGCTGCTGAGAAAGTAAAGAAGAATGTTATccttaaacaaacacaaagaccaCAATTAGTCCAAGAGACCAGGTGGGTCAACCCACTTGCAATTCTATGAATTacatttcaagttttttttaaaGAGAAGAGAAAATCCAATCGTCCAATTCCTAACATCCCTATGAGACCTGATTGAGCcctgtgagagagtgagagagtgacaaGTTTAACAGGGCTCCGACTGTTATCTGGTTGGTGATGAAGGGATTAAAATGAGTAGAGAAATCTGAGCTTATCACCCCCTCAATGCCTCTCCATCACATAATCATCAATGTCTGGTCTCTGATTGAGGTAGTGTTCAGCAGCCTCCTCAAATACTGTGACAACACTGTGCCACTACATTTAAATGAATTGCACCACTGACCTCTAATCAATGGAGTTAACTACTTCAGAAATCTTCTCTAGCCCTCTCCCTATTTCCATAATGATATAATAACATCCAAAAGGGTTGTGAAATGGGCTAATCAGCCCAAGTAGGTCAGAGACAGAAGCACATCTTGTTAGTCAAATTGGTTAAAGTGGAAACTCGTTTTTGAGACTTTGCCTATTGTTAGCTGCCTCAGCCTGAGCCAACTACAGTGAATTTAATGTGGCGTAATATAtctggactggagaggacacTGACTGACTGCACCTTTGTTACGCTGCCTTTCTGCAGCAATGGCAGCtggggttcacacacacacacacacacacacacacacacacacacacacacacacacacacagagagagagagtcatgtgCCCACATCAGCGTTGGCTCTCACGGTCACAAGATTTAAAGGGAAAGTAGGCCTACTGATCAGGTTAGAAGAAAACAAATACTGTTTAGCATTATCGGCATGACTGTTTAGCATTATCAGCATGGTAACCAATGGTAATGCTCTATCTATTCAACCGAGAGCCGTAGTCTGTGAGATCATGCgcgtagcctaaacatcagctgGCTTCATGTAGCTGGCTAGGCTAACTGGTTAACAAATATAATTTCCATTCAATGTGAAAGTCTGCAAGTCTGAAATATCTAGCTATGAACAGTATCAATTGGTTACAACTGTACCTTACTGTTTATAATGTACGTCGGCGGTGCCATACCGCTCCATCCCTTTGCGACATCCTCACGAGCGGCCAAGGTTTCCCCGTGACATGTCGCTACTGGGCAGGACTGCTCGAGCGCTACTGACGTTTAGATGACCGATCGTTTGGCACGCCCACTATGGGCAAAATGGATCAAGGAAGCTATCTACTGAAAAAGTATAGCAGGAAATGGACATTCTAAATACTGATGCGTCGTGGCTTTTGAATGTGCTCATGGCAATGCCCATACAAAACATCTCTGGCAATATTGTGATGACGTCACTGTAACATTATATACAATGGGCGCGTCCCTCTGCCCAGGAGTTGCTGACACATGTGAGATCTTACAACGCAATGGATAGGTTTTTTAAggatcagctaaccacatcatatgttgtAGCAATCTTTTAGTCGATGACACAGTCAATCACTCAAACACTGCACTTTGTCAGGGATAGCCAAGCCCTGTTGTGACAAGAATACGGTTTCCACTAGAAAGCATAGCCACAAAGTCAAGATTGACCACAAAAGTCAaaatcttaatttaaggttagggttaggcataacgttagctgtgtggttaaggttagggttaaggttaggtttaaaatcagattttaagaagataaattgtagtatggggtaagttgagccccGGGAgagggtaagttaagccgcctacaaatgtctgtactgaatgaaatattaccgctacctttttaaaaccatgcctatatttacactaccggtcaaaagttctagaacctactcattcaagggtttttctttatttttactattttctacattgtagaataacagtgaagacatcaaagctatgaaataacacatatggaattcttcaaatagccaccctttgccttgatgacagctttgcacactcttggcattctctcgaccagcttcacctggaatgctttcccaacagtcttgaaggagttgccacatatgctgagcacttgttggctgcttttccttcactctgcggtccgactcatcccaaaccatctcaatttggttgaggtcgggggattgtgtagGCCAGCAGCACaacatcactcttcttcttggtaaagtagcccttacacagcctggaggtgtgttgggtcattgtcctgttgaaaaacaaatgatagtcccactaagcacaaaccagatgggatggcgtatcgctgcagaatgctgtggtagccatgctggttaagtgtgccttgaattctaaataaatcacagacagtgtcaccagcaaagtacccccacaccataacacctcttcctccatgctttacagtgggaaatacacatgcggagatcatccgtccacccacaccgcatctcacaaagacacagcggtaggaaccaaaaaaacagtctaatgtccattactcgtgtttcttggcccaagcaagtctcttcttattggtgttctttagtagtggtttctttgcagcaattcgaccatgaaggcctgattcacacagtctcctctgaacagttaatgttgagatgtgtctgttacttcaactctgtgaagcatttatttgggctgcaatttctgaggctggtaactcttatgaacttatcctctgcagcagaggtaactctgggtcttcctttcctgtggcggtcctcatgagagccagtttcatcatagcgcttgatggtttttgcgactgcacttgaagaaactttcaaagttgaaatgttccgtattgccacttcaatttgctcaacttgccattggctcaaccattggttcaacttaccccaaggcaaacatttgacTATTTTAGCCCACACAGCTATAAGGATTCCATTTTATGCtgggtttaggacctcatattgaccccaactgatgtatagaacaatcttaaaatgatctactttggtttagatacaaacatcatgaaacctctaacacaataaattcatATGACTTGGGgaaaatctgttttttggaccgaacttgcttaccactttttccacgTGGTTTCTTCCTtaacagactccatgaaatgatgacctcttcctaaatatttggtaaaaatattaattttgtgtatggtttcctagaaacaagggtggctcaacttaccccactctcccctacgtTTTATTCTGCTGTAGCTCAATGTTTCAGCAGTAGTGTGCTCTTTGAAAGATATGAGAATGTGGACTTTCCCCTTGATAAAGTTGATCTATTGTAATATTATCAGTGTGTGAATGGGTAGAAAAGCCTTCACACACAATGTATTAAACAGTATGAATGTGAATGATTGTGAAGGTGTGTCTATGTTTGTAAGTACCACCATGCACAGTACACACATACTGCCtaagcatgcatgtgtgtgtgtgtatcaaataAATCAAGTTTCAGACAATGATTGAAAAGTTAAAGGctattgttacggatacaggtatcctgtgtttttgtgtgtttctactctttctgccctaatcacaggtgtcctgtatgttcctgattggtggtcgttgaggtgtctgctgattggaccaatcagtgaacattcctgttaattgcaccacctgttattcgtttgttcaatcacacatcccattttataaaaactagacttgtgtttgttgagagagagagactttttgccatatgtgagtatggacacgggggtgtcctgtgtgttgtgtactcgctagttgatgattaccctgtttagtagctttgtgtgtttttttgggaaagggggtttaagctagatgcccttgggcgtacattacccgtaggacgaaatctgtctataaacaccagttagacctgagcggaccacccactgtatttttgtatggtagcagtagcctagcggttctttaggcaggctagatcagtttagggggttttacactattgtttcatttcttgggtcctgctcagccctttttcccaaacccttaccgtgtgttcataaataaacactttgtgtttgacggtagttcatggtagttgtgtcttatttgttctcactattccatgccacacttataatttacatgaatttatgttacgggtctcatgtccatccaccctagatgtttagagccacggggttcgtaacataaagtgggggctcgtctgggatcctatctatcccatgctactcatgtaaattagttagtgtctggttcagtgttgagcttagcagctgtaactacctgttttttttgtgtgttcagtagtcgacggctcgtgttgctagtaggatggctacttttgagttggaggcatttttggaaaaccctacgtgggaggtttttgagaattgtcgtagagtggatctacaggctttggctgaccacttttctgtacccataccaaggggtatagtgaaagcagaagttagggaagtagtgctagcgatattgttgagcgagcgagtgcttgtgttaccgccgcctgagtctgctgctcctgtaggggatgtggttgctgtttctgtaagcccatcagtgtctgaggacgaggctaaggctccagccacattgccccgttatgacccactctccccactgactgacagtgatgccaggatggatgtccgctcgacacggctccaaatagaggcggaagagcgggcacaaatcaggcaagacaagctggagatgcgtaaaatggaactagaggcagaacaggagacgcgtaagctagaggcagaacaggagacgcgtaagctagaggcagaacaggagacgcgtaagatggaactggagacgcgtaggcttgatcaagaactggagacgcgtaagatggaactggagatgcgtaaaatggaactagaggcagaaacagcgaggttagtctctgctcatactatgcctgctagtgagccagcctcaccagcggtgtcgtctgctacatttgatattagtagacagatcaccttggtacctgtgttcagggagtcagaggttgattcctatttcagtgtgtttgagcgtatagcggtagcattgaaatggcccgacgaggtatggtgcctattacttcagtgtaagctaacaggtaaagcccaagaggttctggcagcgctacctcttgaagacagtttgaattatgaggtggtcaaagctactgttcttcgtgcctatgagcttgttcctgaggcatatcgacagagatttaggtctcataaaaagtctcctactcagacttatgtggagtttgctagagacaaaggaaatctgtttgacaaatggcacagtgctagtaaggtaactgattttaactctctacgggagttaatcttgttagaagagtttaaaaattgtttaccggaacgcattgtagtttatctgaacgaacagaaagtatcctcactgtcggaagcgtctgtattggcagacgagtttgtgttgacgcataagagcgtgttttcggctcgtacggagagccgggctgcggagttgctaacttttaatcctagtcgaccagcagtacatccagcacgcccaaaagatgtgcgtcactgtttctattgtcataaggtgggacatttggttagtaattgctttctgctaaaacgcaaaccggggatgcctcggcacgccaggccgccaacgggtgttgggctgattcgtacggttgtaaggccggaatcaagacagaagcctcatagtgaatgtggtttgaaagtccctgtcccagatcacagttatgaaccgttcatttttgaggggtttgtttctatatcagatgacgaagcgtctcagcgtccagttagaatcctcagagatactggtgcggcgcagtcgttcatactcgctgatgtgttgcccttgtccagtaatacatattgtggttccagtgtgttagtacaaggaattgaaatgggtttcgtcccagtgccattgcactttgtgaacgtacactctgagttagtcagtggattgttcagagttggcgtacgtcctatgttgccagtaaaaggtgtgacatttataatgggcaacgatattgccggaggaaaggtaatacccatattggaggtattggataaaagtgaccagtctctctccgaggagctggcacagggttatccagatgtgttccccgcttgtgctgtcacacgtgctcaagcacgacaagtgggtgaagtgatagatttgtcagacacgattctattcagagagtgtgacccagaggatagttcgggtgctacctctggtaagctggtgcagtctgaccaacagcccagagaaaggaagaaggatgtggaacttgttgctgaggccatacagttaccagttactcgtgagcagctgatcgctaaccaacaggttgacattagcctggctaaatgtttttctagtgttgtctcagaggaggagctaaagaagaaaaacatggcatacttccttgatggtaatctcctcatgcgtaaatggacatcccatgttgacgctggcggagattggaatgctgtttaccaaatagtgattcctacagcctttcgaccaaatgttttatccctcgctcatgatcaccagtggtccggacatctgggagtcaccaagacttatgatcgagttttgcgacatttcttttggcctggtttaaaacaagatgtggctcagttctgtcggacttgccacacctgtcaagtaactgggaaaccgaaccaggttatttcccccgcgcctctttgtcccataccggccataggtgaacccttcgaacatgtgatggttgattgtgttggaccattaccaaaaacaaaatctggtaaccagtttatgttgacaattatgtgtgtggccaccaggtacccagaggccattcctctgcgaaggattactgctccggtggtgagtaaagcgttgatcaaattcttctcaacttttggattacctaaggtgatacaaactgatcagggtacgaatttcctttctaaacttttcaaacaagtgttaaaatccttgtcagttatacaccgtgtgtcaagcgcatatcacccagagtctcagggtgcgcttgaacgttggcatcagaccctgaagtctatgctccgtaaatattgcttggaatctgagaaagattgggatgagggagttcctctagtgttgtttgctgtccgtgagacagtacaggaatccctagggttcagcccagctgaactggtgtttggacacaccatgagaggacctatgaaagtccttaaggatcagtttttgtcacaagagttgtgtgtgaaagaaaatgtgttggactacgttagtcgctttcgtgagcgcctacatgctgcctgtgctctagcaaaggaagcgctgtcttcctcacagaaacggatgaaacgacactatgacacacaggctgtttctcgttcactgcagccaggtgaccgagttcttgtgttgttgcctgtgccaggagcgtcattgtcagcacgtttctctggtccttatgtcattgaaaagaaactaactgaaactgactatgtgatacagactcctgatagaaaacgccaatctcgtgtgtgccacgttaacatgttgaagacataccacaacagacccgttactcaggtagacagtccagagaaactggccgagtcggctgtctctgttgctgctacggctgtagtgggaggtcatgttaatgatgtggacggagatggtttggagttgcgcaatactcagcagcagtgtgctagattgcccaattcagagatgctgctgtctctcccgtcaagcctgattcatttaacggacagacagtcagatgatattgtgagactattacacagctttccatgtctttttaatgatgttcctacatgtacaaatgtgttagaacatgacattaatgttggaaacgctgcacctatcaagcaacatccttatcgtgtcaacgtcgctaagagaaagataatgagggggtgaggtcggttatttgctggagaataacctggctatgccaagttcaagtccttggagttctccgtgcattctggttcctaaacctgatgggacatccagattatgtacggactatcggaaagtcaatgcggtcacagtgcccgactcgttcccgttacccagactggatgactgtattgatactgttggtgctgctacttatgtaaccaaattagatcttctaaaaggttactggcaggtgccgttaaccccacgtgcctccgacatctctgcatttgtgaccccagatcacttcctacaatatgctgtcatggcatttgggatgcggaacgcaccagccactttccaacgcctggttaacacagtattggctggagttcctaattgtagtgcttaccttgatga from Coregonus clupeaformis isolate EN_2021a chromosome 29, ASM2061545v1, whole genome shotgun sequence encodes the following:
- the LOC121535963 gene encoding ras-related protein Rab-9A: MTAKSSLLKVILLGDGGVGKSSLMNRYVTNKFDTHLFHTIGVEFLNKELEVDGRTVTLQIWDTAGQERFRSLRTPFYRGSDCCLLTFSVDDNQSFHNLNNWKKEFAYYADVKEPEKFPFVILGNKLDVPERQVSGEDARQWCRENGGHPYFETSAKDSTNVAAAFEEAVRRVLAQEERGEHLIPTDTVDLHRKPRSGASCC